The sequence CATATCACCTCGCTTTGCCCCGCCAAAGGCGGCGGTCGGAACTTGTCCCGACCCATCGGGAGGCGGTGGTTCCACCCCGGCCCCCGCGCCCAGCCGTGAGGGGTCACGTTTGGGCCATCTTTGGGCCATCCTCTCCGTCGGTGACCGTAGACCCGGCCCAGGGGGGAGGGGGTCACCCCAAAAGCCTCTCACCCCGCACACCCCATGTCACCCTGAGCCTGAGACCCTTATCACCCTGAGGTCTGTCCTGGGCTCGCCCAAACGGCTATCGAAGGGTGAGTGTCCTAGCCCCGCCAACGGGGCTCGTTTTTGGGTCGCTACGGTATCGTTTTAGTATCACGTCGGTATCACCCCGCCCCTCGCTAGGAGTGATACCGGCAGGAGGGATCACACCTAAAGCCCCTTTCACCTGTGCCCCCGCGCTTGGCGCAGAATCCTCACTGCATCGGCCGCGCTATTGCAGGGCAGGGCGCGGGCAATGAAGCGGGCGCGTTGCTCCCGAAACGCCGTCTGCCGGGTCGGCCGAACGAGTGGGTCCAGGGCGGTACTAGCGCAGGACGGTAAACGCCCGGACGGATGACTTGAAGCCACCGCGGGTGAGCCGCATGAAGTAGATGCCTGCCGGCCAACGGTCCAGCGTAAAAGATGGCAGCGGCACGGTCACCTTCTGCCCCTCACCAAACCGGGCAATATCCAAGCGGTACAATTCCTGGCCCAAAAGATTGTAGAATGTAATGGTTTGCCCCCCTGCTGATGAGCCCGCTGCCAGGGTATATTCTATGGACAGCGCCGGCACTGCGCCCGGCCGGATGGGATTAGGATAGACATGATTAATCGCCAGCTGGACATCACTCAGTGCGGCCGAAATGAGGAGGCTGTCCTGCCCGCCGCCCACCACCAGGATGATCTCGGAGAATTGATCCAGCCCGCTCGCAAACCATTTTTGAAAGCCAATACTGTGCAGCGAAAAACCCTGGGCCTCGAGTGCCACCTGTGCCGCGTATTCGGGCGGGGCGGCCTCCACCTGTAGCTGCAGGCTGGTGGGGTGCTCCACCGCCAACGCCTGGATGGCTGTTACCCCCGGTGACAAACCGTCGAACGCCACGGTGATCTTTTCCAACACCTGCCGGTCAGCACCCTTTTCGGGGCGGGCGAGCACGGCCTGATCGGCATAAAAGTAGTGCTGCGAGCCACGGCCGTTAGCGAATAGCCGGGCCACGAAATCAATCCAGACGCCGGTTAGGCTGCGACCCGCAGGCAAAGCCCCTGCAATAGCGCCCTGACCACCTTGAGCTATAAAGGCAGCCCAGATCTCCCTCATGATCTCAATGCCAAAATTTTGAGTAAGGTAGTGACCAAAAATGGCGATGGAAGCGCCGCCGCCCCGCGAGGGGGAGGTAACCAGCGCTTGAGTGGGCCGGTTGCCGAAGTCGGGATACCAGAACGTCCAATCATTGAGTTCCGGGTAGGCAATATCTTCGAACCAGGTTGATGCTAGCTCGTACAGGAACAGGTCGTTGCTGCGCCAACCATAGGCCAGCTGCACGGCGTGAAAATACTCGTGTGCACTGGTTACGCGGGCGGCATTCAAACCGTGGGTGAAATAGTTTTCATCTGCAGCAAAATCATTATCCATGACGATGTAGGTCACGGCGGGTTCGCCAAAAGCGGGCGTGCCGAAAAATGTCTCGCCATAAACAGTGCCGCCATATTCCTGGAGGTAGACATCATAAATGCCGTCCCCGTCCGGCAGGGCAGGAACATAGCCTAGGTCCAGTAACAGGCGTCTGGACGAGTCCAGTGCGGCCGCCACACTCACGATCCAGTCGGGCACGCCGTCGGGACGGGTGGATGTCAGGTCGGGGCTGTTAGGGCCGGTGGTGTCGTAGTGCACCGCGAAGGTGCTGTCGGGAGTGATGTAAGTTGCATCAAGGTCAGGCGGTTGGGCTCGTGTGACAGCGAGGCGCTGTAGCCCTTCAAATTCTGGCCGACCCCATCCGCATTTGATCGGCTGACCATTGGCCCCCGCTGCCCCGAGCGTCAAGACTGTAGCTGCCGCAGCAACCAGGGCCCCGGAAATACCGACTCGCATCTACTTCCGGCGGAAGGAAAGCTTGATGGGCACTCCCGTGAAACCAAAGCGCTCCCGCAGGCGGTTTTCAAGATACCGGCGGTAGGGGATGGGAATCAGCCGGGGGTGGTTACAGAATAAGGCGAACAGCGGTGGCTCGCGGTGGACTTGGGTAGCGTACTTGATTTGGATGCGTTTGCCCCGGGTAGCGGGCGGGGACAGATTGCGGAGGGCATCCTCCAGAAACTGGTTGAGTGCAGAGGTGGCTATATTGCGCCGGGTTTCCTCGTACACCGCCAGCGCCAGCTGCAATACTTTCCAGACCCGCCGGTTCTGGAGTACCGACACAAACACCAAGGGCACCCAGGCCAGCGGCTTGAACACTGATCGCATGTCAGTGATCCACTGCCCCATGGTGGACGAGTCCCGCTGCACGGTGTCCCATTTGTTCACCGCCACAACCAGTCCCTTGCCCTGGTCCATCACCCTGCCCATGATCTGGCGGTCCTGACGATTGAATCCCCGCTCGGCATCGATCATCACGATGGCAACCTGGCATTCGTCAATGGACCGCAGGGTCCGAACGGTGCTGTAATATTCGATGTCGTCATCAATCTTTGCCCTGCGCCTGAGGCCGGCGGTATCAATCAGGCGCAGGCTATGCTTCATATAGTTCAGATAGGAATCGACTGAATCACGGGTCGTGCCGGGGACGGGCGTCACGATGGCCTTCTCTTCTTTCAGCACCGCATTGAGAAAGGAGGACTTGCCCACATTGGGTGCGCCAACGATGGCCAGACCAACGGCCCGCTGTGGCGCTGCCTCGTCGCTCCAGGTCCACCCCAGCTTGTCCAGCGCCGTATCCAGCATGTCCCCCACTCCCCGCCCGCTGGTGGCGCCGATGGCCACGGGGACGCCCATACCAAGCTCGTAAAAGCCGAGGACCTGTGGCTCGTGTGCGCGATCGTCGACCTTGTTGACCACCAGCAGCACCGGTTTACCCAGCCGCCTGAGACGCTCTGCGATGGCCTGATCATCCGGTGTAATCCCGGACTGACGGTCCACCAGAAAAATGACCAGGTCGGCCTCAGCTCCGGCCAGATCGGCCTGGTGGCGAATAATCACCTCCAGCGGCTCCGCTCCGTCCGCCAAATAGCCCCCGGTATCAATGAGCTGAAAAGCGTGCCCGTTCCACTCGACAGAGCCGTAGAGGCGATCCCGTGTCACGCCGGCCGTTTCATCCACAATGGCCTGCCTCCGGCCAATGAGCCGGTTAAAGAGTGTCGACTTGCCCACGTTCGGCCGGCCCATAATAGCAAGGGTGGGTTTAGCCATCCGCCAGCCCATTGACGATGTCGAGAAAACTGTCATTGGCGACCCGAAACGGCACGCCCAGCCGCTGGCTGATCTGCGGCAGTGTCATGTCGTCCAGCGTCAGCTCGCCGGCATCGTTCAGTATGCGCTGGGTCGTGTAGACGCCGTCGCCCAGGTCTCGTCCCTCGAGCCGGGCGATGAAGTCGCGCCCCGACAGCAGCCCAGCCACCGTCACCGGAGCGCCAAATAAAGTGTTGGGGATCACCTGCAACTCCACGCGCAGATTGCCAATGGTATCCAGGCCCGGCAATATGTATTCCTTGAAGAGGTTGGCGGCCAAAACTCCGGTAGCGAGCGAAATTCGGGTGGGGCTCGGCAAAGCCCGGGGAAATTGAGGCTGCTCGGCCACAAAGCGGTCCAGGAAGGCCCGCACCTGTCCGACGCCGTTCGCCTCCATGGCCAGCCCCTCATAATAGCTGGCCGACGGCACCGCCTGGTTGGCCAGGATGTACCACTCATCGCTTAGCAACAGCCAGCGCCCGCCGCCGGTAAGCCGGTATTGGCGGTCCAATTCGGAGTAGGTAGCGATAAACTCACGGGCATAAGCAGCAGTAACAGTGGGAATTTTCTGCAGCCCGGCGCGGTGGGCAGTGAGACCCACGGGCACAACGGCCAGGGAACGGAGGCCGGGAATCAGGGGCAGCAGGTCGTCCAGGGTCCGGCGGAGCTGCTCGCCGTCGTTTAGGCCGGGGCAGAGCACAATTTGGCCATGCAGTTCGATCCCCTGCGCGGTGAGATAGGACAGCTTGTCCAGGAGTTTGTCGTCCTTGCCATAAAGCAGCAGCTCCCGCCGAAGCTCGGGATCGGTGGCATGGATAGAGACGTACAGGGGCGAGAGGCGCTGTTCCACAATGCGCTGCAGCTCCTTGGTGCCCATGTTGGTCAGGGTGATATAGTGCCCGTAGAGGAAACTGAGACGATAGTCGCCATCACGGAAATAGAGCCCCGCCCTGAGGCCCGCCGGGTTCTGATCCACAAAACAGAAAACGCAGTCGTTGGCGCAGCTGCGGATGGCAAAATCTTCAAAGGTCACACCCAGGTCGGTGTCCTCCTCTTTGTCAACCGCTACCACCTGCCTGCTACCATCGATCTCCAGCTCCAATTCCGGCGAGGTAACGGCAATGCGGTACTGGTAGTCCAAATGGTCCTGCACTTTCCGCTGGTTGATCTTCAGCAGGCGGTCGCCAGGCTTGAGGCCCAGGTAGGCGCCCAGACCATCAGGATCCACCGATTTGATGCGTATGCTCAAGCTGCAATTATCCTCTCTGCCCGTGGGCCTGGCGCCGGGTCCTACCCTGGGATCCACCGGCCCCTAGCGGGTTCATGGGCAGGAAGTTACTCCCGCCGGTCAATTATTGGCAGCTCTGCCGTGATCGTCTGTAAGGAGTCACCGCAAGCCCCGGGCAAAGGCATGAGCGCTGTGTGCGCGCACCCTGGGCGGGCGGGAATGACCGGGAACCGGTCCTAGGCAAACAGGTCGAGGAGCGTGCCCAGCGTTTCGTCGGCCGCGCGGGCGACCGCGGCGCTGGCCTCAAAGCTCCGCTGCGAAGTAATCAACTCCACCGCGTTCCGGACCGGATCGCTGTCACCGACCAGCTGGGCAATCTGCGCACCCGTACGTTCCAGTTGATCCAGGGCCGCTTTCATGCCGATAAAGGCGATGTCAAGAGATGGACTCATGGTTTCTCCCGGTTTTGATGTTCGACCAGATACGCTCTATATCGGCCGAAACACGATTTGCTTGACCCACTGGGGTGAGCTGATGTGACCGGGGTCACAGGCGCACCAGTTACGGCAGCGAGTTATGCTTTGCCTGCCCGACATGGGACTCACCTGCTCTTGGCGCATACCCCAACTCATCGTACCTTCGGCCCGATTATTCTTTCGTCACCATGAGGGCGCCCCGCATGAAACTGATCACGCTCACCCTACTCTTCACGGCTCTCCTGGGCCAGTCCAGCGATGGGCTGCTTACGCTGGAGGACATTTTCCTGCACAAGTCTTACTCCCCGCCGCCCTACAAAGTTGATCAGTGGATAGCTGACGGCGCGGCCTTCCTGCGCACCCAAGAATCGGACGAAGGCGAGGTGCTGCTTCGGCATGATGTTGCCACCGGCAAGGAGACCATCGTCCCGGTGGGGGCGTGGCTCAAAAGTGTTCCGGAGGGTGCACCCGCAAGCTGGGGCACTGTCCAGTTTTCGCCGGATGAACGCTGGGCACTCACCGCCGCTGACCAGCGCAAAATCTGGCGAAGGTCTTGGGAGGCAACCTATTACCTCACGATCCGTGAGTCGGGAACTACCCACCGCCTCGCCGCAGGGAACCAACCCCAATCCAATACCCAGTTTTCGCCCGACAGCCGCAAGGTCGCCTATGTCATGGGTGGCGACCTGTATGTCCATGACTTGAACAAGGACCGCACGCGCCGCCTCACCCGTGACGGCAGTGAGGCCCTGATCAACGGACAGGCCGACTGGCTTTACGAGGAGGAATTCTCACTCACGCGGGCGTTTGAGTGGTCGCCGGACAGTCGCCAGATCGCCTTCCTGCGCTTCGAGCAGGGACACGTGCGCAGCTACGTCCTCAAGGACGACCAAGGGCAGTACCCCCGACTGACCACCATTCGCTATCCCAAGGTGGGCGAAGCGAATAGCCGGGTGCGGCTAGGCGTGATAAGCGTGCAACGGGGCAAGCCGCGTTGGCTGGACCTGGGCCCCGAGGAGGACATTTATGTCCCCCGGCTGACCTGGACCGGCCGGGATGGCGAGGTGGCGTTTATTCGTCTTGACCGGGCTCAACAGCGGTTGGAGCTGGTGCTGGCCGACGTAGGCGCTGGCAAATCTCGCGTAGCCGCCACCCAGTGGGACAGTGCCTGGGTGGACCTGACTGATGATCTGCACTTCATTGACGGTGGCAGCCGCTTCGTTTGGACCACCGAAACCACCGGCTTCCGGCACATCGAATTGCGCGCGACCGGGGGGGCGCTGGTCCGCACCCTCACGTCCGGTGCTTGGGAGGTGACCGAGATTCTCGCCGTGGATGAAGCGGGCGGGGGGGTCTATTTCACCGGCAAGCGTGAGAGCCCCGCGGAGCAGCACGTCTACCGGGTGGGGCTGGATGGCGGCGGGATTGAGCGGCTTTCAGACCCGGGGGGCTGGACCAAGTTCTCCTTCGCGCCCGGCTTCGGCCACTACGTGCAGTGGCGTTCCGCGATCGACACGCCCATCCGCGTGAGCCTGCACGCCGCTTCCGGTGAGGAGGTGCGGGTCCTCAGGGACCATACCCACATGGCGCCGCCCATGGCAAATTTGCCCGGTTGGGAATTCTTTCGGCTCACCACCCGTGACGATGCGGAGCTCCAGGCCAAAATACTGTGGCCCGGCGATTTTCGGCCCAACAGGACCTACCCCACCCTGATATATACCTACGGCGGTCCCGGCTCCCAGACGGTAATGGACCGCTGGCGCGATTCCCCTGATCGGGACTTGTGGCATCGCTACCTGGCCCAGCGGGGCTACGTAATTCTAACCGTTGACAACCGGGGTACGGGTGGTCGGGGCAAGGCCTTCAAGAACCTGGCCTATGGCGATCTGGGAAAGTGGTCCCTCCATGACCAGATCGAGGCGGCCAAATGGGTGGGCCGGCAAAGCTGGGGCGACTCCGAGCGAGTGGGTATCTGGGGCTGGTCCGGCGGCGGCTATCTCACCGCCCTCTGCCTCACGGCTGGCGCGGAGCACTTCAAAATGGGCATCGCGGTGGCCCCGGTCACCGATTTCCGGCTCTACGACACCGCCTGGACCGAGCGCTATATGGGCTTATTGCCCCGCAACATATGATGCGGCGGATGTGCTTAGCCACGTGGATGGCTATCGGGGAGGCCTGCTGTTGGTTCACGGTACTGGCGACGATAACGTTCACCCCCAGCACAGCTGGCAGTTCATCCAGCGGTTGACAGATCGAAACATGCCCTTCGACCTGATGATGTACCCCAACCAGGCCCATGCCCTGCCCGATGTTCGCTACCACCTTTACAGCAAGATGGCGGCCTTTGTGCAGGCCAATCTGTAGAGGGCGGCAGGCTAGGCTCCTGCCCGGCAAAGGGCAGTGGCGAGTTACAAGCCCCCACCCGGCACCTCGCTGAGCTCAATCTCGTAGCCGCTGGGATCGGTGATATAGACCGACCTCGATGGGCCCCAGTCCACGGTGCCATACGGCATGGAGACACCCAGAGTACGGCAGGCCTCCACCACCGCATCGAAGTTCTCAACGTGGAAACCGTAATGGTTGATCCCGGCGCCAATGTCAAGGTTGGGGTCCTCATACAGACACAGCTTGATGCTGTCATTGCCGATGATCTGGGAAGCCTGGTCCGGCTGGTCCTTGATCACCTCAAAGCCGAACAGTTGCTCGAAAAACGAGACGCTCTCAGCCAGGTTTTTCACCGTCAGATTGACGTGATCGATGGCGGTAGCCTTGAGAGTTGCAGGCATCTTGTCCTCCTTATCCAGACCGTCAGGTCTTGGCGCCTCCCCCGTCCACAATTTTTACCACGGCGTTGTGAAACTGCTGCCGTAGCGCCCTGATGCCGCCCCCTGCCCGGCTGGGATAGACCCGGTTGGTGAACAGCACCACCACCAGTTCACGGTCCGGGTCAATCCAGATGGAAGTGCCGGTGAAGCCGGTGTGGCCGAATGCCGCTGGCGAGAACGCGTCGCCCGCATGCGCGCTGGATGAGGCCATCTGCCAGGCCAGTGCCCGGCCTGAGCCTTTGGGCATGCCCTGCGGCCGCACAAAAGCATCCACCGTTTCCTCCCGCACCAGCCGCCGGCCCGAAATGACTCCGCCGTCAAAGTAGAGCGCGGCCAGTTTGGCCAGCTGATTGGCTGATGAAAATACGCCGGCGTGGGCCGAAACACCCCCCATGAAATAGGTGTTCTCATCATGCACGGTCCCACGTACCACTGCCTTGCGAATCTCACCGTCATACTCCGTGGGCACGATGCGTTCCATCCAGTCTGCCGGTGGATTATAGCCGGTGAAGGCCAGCTTCAGGGGGGTAAAAACCCACTGCCGTGCCAGCCGGTCCATGCTCTGCCCCGTCACCTGCTCCGCAATGGTGGTGAAGAGGATCATGCCCAGGTCGCTGTACTGATATTTGCTGCCGGGCTCGAAGTCGAGTTCCGTCTCCTGGATCAAGTCGACCACTTGCTCGGGCTTGATGCCCAGTTTCCAAAATTGCAGCAACGGTTTGAGGCCGGACGAGTGGGTGAGCAGATGACGAATTGTGACCCGTTCCCTGCCGCCCCCCTTGAAACCAGGGAGGTAGTGCCAGACCGGTTCATCCAGGACCAGGTAGCGCCCGTCCACCAGTTCCATAGCCACGGTACCACCCACCAGCACCTTGGTGACACTGGCCAGATCATAAATGGAGGACGTGGTCACCGCGGGCGCGTCCGGCTCGTAGGTGAAGCGTCCGAAAGCCGTATCGGCCAGCACTTGCCCGCGCTGGGCAATGAAGACTTGCGCGCCGGGGACCACACTGTCCGCAATGGCATTGGCAAGCACGGTAAAAGCCGGGCCGAAATCGGGTCGGGTGGGCGACTCACCGAAGGCGTTGACCCTGGCATGACGCACCAGCCCATGACCGCGAGGGTGCTGGTCATCCAGGGTTACGGGGAGTTTGCCGGATATGTCCGTGCGGCCAAAGATGGCGTCCGCCATGGCCCGCAGACTGACGGCCCCATAGCCATAACCGCACAGGTAGGTGGGGATCACTTTCAGGGAGGGCAGGTAGGGGCTGCCAAAACTGACGACGGTAAAGGGGATGCCAGCCTTGTTCAGGGCAACCAGCAGCTGCTGATGGGAGGCATCAATGGTGCTGACGCCCTTGTCCATACTGATACGCACCAGGGCCGTCACGAGGGTGGCCTTGGAGGACCTGGCCGCCTGCACCAGCTCTTTGATGCGCGTGCTGGAGAGCCCGTCGTTCACGACAAAGGATTTAACGCGTCCGGCGCCATAGGTGCTTTCCACGTTGCGCGAAAAGGGGAGCAGGCGCTCCCTGAGGTCGTCATCCATGGAAATGAGAATGTGGGTGAGGGACTGCCCCCGGCCGGGTCTGAGCGGTATCAGGCCGGCATCGTCTTTCACGAGAGTGATGGACTTCCTGGCGATGTCGCGGGCTGCGGACCGGAATTCGGCCAGCCCCACCTGCCGTTGGATACTCTCGCGGGTGAGCATGCGACGCTCCTCATACAGCCCCAGGTCGGCCTTCATTTTCAGCACCCGCCGGACAGATGTTTCGATGCGCTCTCGGCTGATGCGCCCCGATTCAACCGCCCGCACGATGGCGTCAACGGTCTGGTCTACGTACAGCGGCAACAGCACCATGTCGTTGCCCGCCTCAATGGAGAGAACGGCCGCTTCGCCCGACCAATTGCCCGCCGTAATGGCGCCCATCTCCATGCCGTCGGTCACGATGAGGCCGTCGAAGCCGAACTCGCCGCGCAAGAGCTGCTCAATGATGATTTCCGACTGCGTTGCCGGCCGGTTGCTGGCGTCCA comes from Candidatus Neomarinimicrobiota bacterium and encodes:
- a CDS encoding DUF512 domain-containing protein — its product is MSIRIKSVDPDGLGAYLGLKPGDRLLKINQRKVQDHLDYQYRIAVTSPELELEIDGSRQVVAVDKEEDTDLGVTFEDFAIRSCANDCVFCFVDQNPAGLRAGLYFRDGDYRLSFLYGHYITLTNMGTKELQRIVEQRLSPLYVSIHATDPELRRELLLYGKDDKLLDKLSYLTAQGIELHGQIVLCPGLNDGEQLRRTLDDLLPLIPGLRSLAVVPVGLTAHRAGLQKIPTVTAAYAREFIATYSELDRQYRLTGGGRWLLLSDEWYILANQAVPSASYYEGLAMEANGVGQVRAFLDRFVAEQPQFPRALPSPTRISLATGVLAANLFKEYILPGLDTIGNLRVELQVIPNTLFGAPVTVAGLLSGRDFIARLEGRDLGDGVYTTQRILNDAGELTLDDMTLPQISQRLGVPFRVANDSFLDIVNGLADG
- the der gene encoding ribosome biogenesis GTPase Der → MAKPTLAIMGRPNVGKSTLFNRLIGRRQAIVDETAGVTRDRLYGSVEWNGHAFQLIDTGGYLADGAEPLEVIIRHQADLAGAEADLVIFLVDRQSGITPDDQAIAERLRRLGKPVLLVVNKVDDRAHEPQVLGFYELGMGVPVAIGATSGRGVGDMLDTALDKLGWTWSDEAAPQRAVGLAIVGAPNVGKSSFLNAVLKEEKAIVTPVPGTTRDSVDSYLNYMKHSLRLIDTAGLRRRAKIDDDIEYYSTVRTLRSIDECQVAIVMIDAERGFNRQDRQIMGRVMDQGKGLVVAVNKWDTVQRDSSTMGQWITDMRSVFKPLAWVPLVFVSVLQNRRVWKVLQLALAVYEETRRNIATSALNQFLEDALRNLSPPATRGKRIQIKYATQVHREPPLFALFCNHPRLIPIPYRRYLENRLRERFGFTGVPIKLSFRRK
- a CDS encoding prolyl oligopeptidase family serine peptidase encodes the protein MLSHVDGYRGGLLLVHGTGDDNVHPQHSWQFIQRLTDRNMPFDLMMYPNQAHALPDVRYHLYSKMAAFVQANL
- a CDS encoding S9 family peptidase, whose product is MKLITLTLLFTALLGQSSDGLLTLEDIFLHKSYSPPPYKVDQWIADGAAFLRTQESDEGEVLLRHDVATGKETIVPVGAWLKSVPEGAPASWGTVQFSPDERWALTAADQRKIWRRSWEATYYLTIRESGTTHRLAAGNQPQSNTQFSPDSRKVAYVMGGDLYVHDLNKDRTRRLTRDGSEALINGQADWLYEEEFSLTRAFEWSPDSRQIAFLRFEQGHVRSYVLKDDQGQYPRLTTIRYPKVGEANSRVRLGVISVQRGKPRWLDLGPEEDIYVPRLTWTGRDGEVAFIRLDRAQQRLELVLADVGAGKSRVAATQWDSAWVDLTDDLHFIDGGSRFVWTTETTGFRHIELRATGGALVRTLTSGAWEVTEILAVDEAGGGVYFTGKRESPAEQHVYRVGLDGGGIERLSDPGGWTKFSFAPGFGHYVQWRSAIDTPIRVSLHAASGEEVRVLRDHTHMAPPMANLPGWEFFRLTTRDDAELQAKILWPGDFRPNRTYPTLIYTYGGPGSQTVMDRWRDSPDRDLWHRYLAQRGYVILTVDNRGTGGRGKAFKNLAYGDLGKWSLHDQIEAAKWVGRQSWGDSERVGIWGWSGGGYLTALCLTAGAEHFKMGIAVAPVTDFRLYDTAWTERYMGLLPRNI
- a CDS encoding T9SS type A sorting domain-containing protein, whose protein sequence is MHYDTTGPNSPDLTSTRPDGVPDWIVSVAAALDSSRRLLLDLGYVPALPDGDGIYDVYLQEYGGTVYGETFFGTPAFGEPAVTYIVMDNDFAADENYFTHGLNAARVTSAHEYFHAVQLAYGWRSNDLFLYELASTWFEDIAYPELNDWTFWYPDFGNRPTQALVTSPSRGGGASIAIFGHYLTQNFGIEIMREIWAAFIAQGGQGAIAGALPAGRSLTGVWIDFVARLFANGRGSQHYFYADQAVLARPEKGADRQVLEKITVAFDGLSPGVTAIQALAVEHPTSLQLQVEAAPPEYAAQVALEAQGFSLHSIGFQKWFASGLDQFSEIILVVGGGQDSLLISAALSDVQLAINHVYPNPIRPGAVPALSIEYTLAAGSSAGGQTITFYNLLGQELYRLDIARFGEGQKVTVPLPSFTLDRWPAGIYFMRLTRGGFKSSVRAFTVLR
- a CDS encoding VOC family protein; translated protein: MPATLKATAIDHVNLTVKNLAESVSFFEQLFGFEVIKDQPDQASQIIGNDSIKLCLYEDPNLDIGAGINHYGFHVENFDAVVEACRTLGVSMPYGTVDWGPSRSVYITDPSGYEIELSEVPGGGL
- a CDS encoding flagellar hook protein FlgE, with the translated sequence MSPSLDIAFIGMKAALDQLERTGAQIAQLVGDSDPVRNAVELITSQRSFEASAAVARAADETLGTLLDLFA
- a CDS encoding serine hydrolase — encoded protein: MLKIKSWVVLILIALLAGACATGPRQAPEPAVWHRKPVQVASLSLRQQVAQLIMVRVEGYYYSADNSYRRDVERWVAEDQVGGLITYRGSVDGTFTNLQRFQRLAPIPLLVAADFERGVGQQIEGATMFPSNMAVAATFDEDNAYQQGRITALEARAMGVHIVFAPVMDVNNNPDNPIINFRAYSDSPAIVERMGTAFIRGAQEHGLVACAKHYPGHGNTATDSHTSLALIPGSRDALIKTELAPFKAATAAGVKMVMVGHIAVPGLDASNRPATQSEIIIEQLLRGEFGFDGLIVTDGMEMGAITAGNWSGEAAVLSIEAGNDMVLLPLYVDQTVDAIVRAVESGRISRERIETSVRRVLKMKADLGLYEERRMLTRESIQRQVGLAEFRSAARDIARKSITLVKDDAGLIPLRPGRGQSLTHILISMDDDLRERLLPFSRNVESTYGAGRVKSFVVNDGLSSTRIKELVQAARSSKATLVTALVRISMDKGVSTIDASHQQLLVALNKAGIPFTVVSFGSPYLPSLKVIPTYLCGYGYGAVSLRAMADAIFGRTDISGKLPVTLDDQHPRGHGLVRHARVNAFGESPTRPDFGPAFTVLANAIADSVVPGAQVFIAQRGQVLADTAFGRFTYEPDAPAVTTSSIYDLASVTKVLVGGTVAMELVDGRYLVLDEPVWHYLPGFKGGGRERVTIRHLLTHSSGLKPLLQFWKLGIKPEQVVDLIQETELDFEPGSKYQYSDLGMILFTTIAEQVTGQSMDRLARQWVFTPLKLAFTGYNPPADWMERIVPTEYDGEIRKAVVRGTVHDENTYFMGGVSAHAGVFSSANQLAKLAALYFDGGVISGRRLVREETVDAFVRPQGMPKGSGRALAWQMASSSAHAGDAFSPAAFGHTGFTGTSIWIDPDRELVVVLFTNRVYPSRAGGGIRALRQQFHNAVVKIVDGGGAKT